Genomic DNA from Alkalihalobacterium alkalinitrilicum:
CTTATACTATTAAAATAAATTATAAAGGTAGTACCCTATGTATTAATAAAATTTTTATTGAAATTTAATGATTATTTTATTAGAATGACCAAACAATATCAAGAGTTTTTTGAAAATTAAATATTTTATTTTTCCATTTGAGTGTGCTATTTATTTGTATTTAAATAAAAGGAGAATCAAATAGATCCTCCTTCATTTAAACCATCCTTTTTCTTTTGACTGTGTAATTGCTTCAATTCTGTTTTTCACTTCAAGTTTATCTAATATTGTAGAAATATAGTTCCGAACCGTTCCTGTTTTAATGCTGAGCTCATCCGCAATTTCCTTCGTGTTTTTTCCGTCTGCAATCAATTCTAATACAGCTTTTTCTCTCTCTGTTAAAGGGTTTCCCTCACTGTATAGGTCGTCCATTAGTTCTGGTGCGTATATCCGTTTACCTGCCATAACACTTCGAATAGAACTAGCTAACGCTTCACTAGGGCTATCCTTTAATAAATAACCACTCACTCCTGCTTTTAACGCACGTTGAAAATATCCCGAACGAGCAAACGTTGTTAAAATGATTACTTTACACTGTAGTATTTTCAGTTCTTCTGCAGCCTCTAGTCCACTTTTTTCAGGCATTTCAATATCCATAATACAAATATCAGGTTTATACTCATTGACTAGATCTATAGCTTCTTGACCGTTGGTAGCCTTACCCACCACTTCCATATCATCTTCTAAATTCAGCAATGAACCTAATGCACCTAATAACATTCTCTGGTCTTCAGCAATAACGATTCGTATCATAGGCGTTCCTCCTCCGTCTGCTTGATAACATTTGGGACTCTCATCGTAATCGTCGTTCCATTTTCTGAGACGATATCCAAACTTCCATTTACAAATTCTAAACGCTCTCTCATACCTTGGATACCGCTTCCCTTATACAAATCTTGCTCCTCATTAATACCGACACCGTTATCTTTTACTTTAATACAAATTTCATTGGGATGCTGCTCTATTGAAATATAACAAACCGTAGCTTGACTATGTTTAACAACGTTTGTGACCGATTCTTTCATACACATACTTAAAATGTTCTCAACAAAAAGAGATACATTGGTTAGCTGAACGTCTCTATCATATTCAAAATCAATCTGAGCTGCTTTTAGAATTTGCTTAACATGAACAATTTCTTCTTTTATACGAATACCGCGCATTTGCGATACCATTTTTCGTACTTCATTCAATGCCGTTCTTGCGGTTTGTTGGACATCGTTTAATTCATTTCTAGCTTGTTCAGGGTCTTTGTCGATTAACTTCCTGGCCAAGTCGCTCTTCAAACCAATAAGAGAAAGTTTTTGACCGAGTGTGTCATGTAAGTCACGGGCAATCCGTTGACGTTCTTCTTGCTTTACCAACTCCGCAATTCTTTTATTTGCATCTTCAAGCTTTTCTTCTAATTGGTCTTGCTTTTTGCGATTATAAAGGTTAAATGGAAGAAGAATTACACTAATCAACACAATAATAATAAAAGGTATTTGTTTTAAAAATAAATCCCCTTTTATTAAGATATTGTAATTAATCGCTATCATCGTAAATACCAAGTGAATGATATACAAAGTAAGAAAAGCCACTCGATTTCTTATATTACCGTTATAGTACGCAATATAGAAAGCAAAATAAATAAATTGAAACAAAATGGTCATTGTTATTGATATAGCAATTAGAATACAGGTCCAAACGTACACAGGCCATTTTTGTGACATAAACGCAAAACGATACGAGACAAAAAACATAATCGTAAGCGTGATACCTGTAATTATTGCAGGGGTGGAGGAAGATTGAAAAACAAAATAAAACGGTAGAATACTAAAACTACTCCAAATATAAGGAGATATTCCTGAGTTTTTTTGAAAAAATTTTAGCTTATTTATCATGTAAGGACCCTCATTTTTACAGTATCTTCCTCGTTATCTTACCATAAAGAGAAACTTTACTCAGTGGGGGTTCCATATCCCCCATAGAATATTTTGAATAGGACTCATTGTAAACAATTTGACTTTAAAAAAATGACCTCTTCTTTTTAAACACTAAAAGCGTTTAAAAAGAGGAGGTAATGATATTGGATAACAACTAACAAAATAACAGCCGTTATTATTGTACTTTAACTTTTGGATTAACTTGTACGTCTTTAATCTCATTAAACGCAATGAACTTTTTATTGTTCTCATCCCAAAGACGAAAACGAAGTGATTTCAGACTTGAGCCGATCGTAATTGTTTGTACTTCTTGTAATGCTTGGTGTTTGTTATGAACTTCTTCAAGTTTATAGTTAGGAACTCTTGGGCTTAAGTGATGGATATGGTGAAAACCGATGTTCCCTGTTAACCATTGCAACACCTTTGGCAGTTTATAATACGAACTACCCTCTAATGCCGCTTTCACGTAGTCCCATTCGTCCTCATTTTCAAAGTAAGAGTCTTCAAATTGATGTTGAACATAAAATAACCAAATACCTAATGAGCCTGAAATTAAGAAAATTGGTCCTTGTATCAAAAGGAACGCCTGCCAACCAATTGCCCAACATAAAACGGCGATAATAGATACAATGGAAAAGTTTGTTAAATAGGTGTTCAATCGTTCTTTCATTCGAGCATTTTTCATGTTAAATCGATACTCAATTAAGAAGATATATATGGGACCTAATACAAACATAACAAACGGGTTTCGATATAAACGGTAAGCAATTCTTTTCAATATAGATGCAGATACGTATTCATCCACTGTTAGAACCCATACATCACCTGTTCCACGTTTATTTAGATTACTGCTTGTCGCATGATGTACAGAATGACTGTGCTTCCATTGTTCGTAAGGACAAAATGTCATAATCCCAGTAATAGTTCCAAGAATCTGGTTCGCCCGACGATTTTTAAAAAATGATTGATGACAACAATCATGAAAAATAATAAATATCCGTACTAAAAATCCAGCTGCAATTGTACATAGGATGAACGTAAGAACATATGAAACGGAAAGACTAGCATATGCAAGGACCCATAGGACAAAAAAAGGTACCATCGTATTTACGATTTGCCATACACTTGTCTTCGTATTTGATTTTTCAAAGGGGGCAAGTTGCTTTCTTAAGTGTTTATGGTTTTGATTTCCCATTGTTTTTAATCACTTCCTCTTTTTCATTTGTTTGTATCTTTAGGATAAATGAAAGTGAGGAAACGTTGTAGTCATAGCTGTCATGTAAAAAACATGATAAATGTCATGTATGTAGAGTAGAACGTTTACAGTTATTGAAGAAAAACCCAAAAATATTTATAAAGTTATCATGAACGAAACTAGCCCCTTACTCGTAAGTTCGTAGGTTAATTTGGTTAGACTGAATTACTACAAAAAACCCAAACCAAATCAGAGCTACATTACGGAAGGAGCTAGTTTATTATGAAGGATAACACAAAATACGTAGGTTGTCTTGAAGTGGAGATATTACTGCCGTTGTTGTGAGATTAAAAACAGGCTAACTGTGAAGTCAGCCTGTAATATATTTTTTCTTCTTATAGTTGAATAATTCCAATTAATATAGCTACTACAAGTAATACTATACTAAAACCCCACACCCAGAAAAACGAATAACGAATATGTTTTCCCATCTCAAGTCCAGCTAAACCAAGCGCTAACCAAAGAGCAGGTGAAAACGGGCTGACGAAAGTTCCTATAATATTACCAATTACCATTGCATAGGCTGCAGATACTGTATCTACTCCGTAACTTGTTACAATTTGTTCTACTACTGGTAGGAGGGCAAAATAGTACGCATCTGTATTTAATACTAATTCAAAAGGTACTCCTAATACACCAATGATTAAGTGCAAATACGGTACAATAAACTCAGGCAAAATCATAACCAGGTCCGTTGCTAGGGCATCTAACATCCCTGTACCTCCTAATATTCCTAGAAACGACCCTGCCGCGAGAATAATTGTTGCCATCAAAAGCGCATTTGGTGCATGTGCTTTTATACGTTGCATTTGTTCATCTACTGTGTGGTAATTCAGTGGTAACGCAATACTGAGTGCAATCATAAATACAAACCCAGCTGGAATAATACCCCAAACTAACATACCGACCAAACCTATAGTAAGTAATAAATTAAACCAAAGAAGCTTTGGACGTGCAAGAGTATTTTCTTTCTTTGGTAGCTCTGAAGCACTTTGGCTTTCTGTTAACTCATACGCAGCTGCTGCTTCTATACTTGCGCTTTCTGTTTCAACCATTTTTGCAATACGCCTTTTTTCTCTTATTCCTAAAATAATGGCCATTCCTATTAATAGAATCATAGCGATAATTTGTAAAGGGATAAGTGGTCTCCATAACTCAGTCGGATCCATTCCGAGCACTGCACCTGTACGTCCTATAGGTCCACCCCATGGAACCATATTAATAATACTTGCACTCGTTCCTACTAAAAGTAAAAGTAAATAGGGGCTCATGTTTAAACGTTTATATAATGGAAGAAGGGCTGGTATTGTGATCAGAAACGTTGAAGCTCCCGACCCATCTAGATGAGCAATCGCAGCAATAATTACAGTTGCCACGGCAACAGCAATTACATCACCGCGAGAAATCGCAATCATTTTATTAATGATAGGATCAAATAATCCAGCATCTTGCATAATTCCAAAATATAGTATCGCAAAGATAAACATGATAACGACGCTCATTACACGGTCAATCCCATTCGTAAAGAACCCCCCGATTTCAGTCATACCAAATCCCGCGATTAACGCACCAATAATTGGAACGAGAACAAGACCTATTATCGGATTAATTCTCCCTCTTAAAAGTAAAAATACAATCGTAATAATTGTCGCAAATCCTATTATACTAAGCATATGTTCTCATCCTTTCTAGTAAGCAATTGATGTATAAAAAAATAATAAGAATCAATGTATAAAATAACAAAAATGTAAAACGCTTACAATCGGTAGTGGAGATAATAGAATAATCCCTCTATTCAAATTAACATAATTTGAATAGAGGGATTATATTATGAACATAAGCTCATTATTGATCATTATGCGAATTTTGTTCATTTTGTTT
This window encodes:
- a CDS encoding CitMHS family transporter produces the protein MLSIIGFATIITIVFLLLRGRINPIIGLVLVPIIGALIAGFGMTEIGGFFTNGIDRVMSVVIMFIFAILYFGIMQDAGLFDPIINKMIAISRGDVIAVAVATVIIAAIAHLDGSGASTFLITIPALLPLYKRLNMSPYLLLLLVGTSASIINMVPWGGPIGRTGAVLGMDPTELWRPLIPLQIIAMILLIGMAIILGIREKRRIAKMVETESASIEAAAAYELTESQSASELPKKENTLARPKLLWFNLLLTIGLVGMLVWGIIPAGFVFMIALSIALPLNYHTVDEQMQRIKAHAPNALLMATIILAAGSFLGILGGTGMLDALATDLVMILPEFIVPYLHLIIGVLGVPFELVLNTDAYYFALLPVVEQIVTSYGVDTVSAAYAMVIGNIIGTFVSPFSPALWLALGLAGLEMGKHIRYSFFWVWGFSIVLLVVAILIGIIQL
- a CDS encoding response regulator, encoding MIRIVIAEDQRMLLGALGSLLNLEDDMEVVGKATNGQEAIDLVNEYKPDICIMDIEMPEKSGLEAAEELKILQCKVIILTTFARSGYFQRALKAGVSGYLLKDSPSEALASSIRSVMAGKRIYAPELMDDLYSEGNPLTEREKAVLELIADGKNTKEIADELSIKTGTVRNYISTILDKLEVKNRIEAITQSKEKGWFK
- a CDS encoding sensor histidine kinase, which encodes MINKLKFFQKNSGISPYIWSSFSILPFYFVFQSSSTPAIITGITLTIMFFVSYRFAFMSQKWPVYVWTCILIAISITMTILFQFIYFAFYIAYYNGNIRNRVAFLTLYIIHLVFTMIAINYNILIKGDLFLKQIPFIIIVLISVILLPFNLYNRKKQDQLEEKLEDANKRIAELVKQEERQRIARDLHDTLGQKLSLIGLKSDLARKLIDKDPEQARNELNDVQQTARTALNEVRKMVSQMRGIRIKEEIVHVKQILKAAQIDFEYDRDVQLTNVSLFVENILSMCMKESVTNVVKHSQATVCYISIEQHPNEICIKVKDNGVGINEEQDLYKGSGIQGMRERLEFVNGSLDIVSENGTTITMRVPNVIKQTEEERL
- a CDS encoding fatty acid desaturase, coding for MGNQNHKHLRKQLAPFEKSNTKTSVWQIVNTMVPFFVLWVLAYASLSVSYVLTFILCTIAAGFLVRIFIIFHDCCHQSFFKNRRANQILGTITGIMTFCPYEQWKHSHSVHHATSSNLNKRGTGDVWVLTVDEYVSASILKRIAYRLYRNPFVMFVLGPIYIFLIEYRFNMKNARMKERLNTYLTNFSIVSIIAVLCWAIGWQAFLLIQGPIFLISGSLGIWLFYVQHQFEDSYFENEDEWDYVKAALEGSSYYKLPKVLQWLTGNIGFHHIHHLSPRVPNYKLEEVHNKHQALQEVQTITIGSSLKSLRFRLWDENNKKFIAFNEIKDVQVNPKVKVQ